One Vibrio campbellii CAIM 519 = NBRC 15631 = ATCC 25920 genomic window carries:
- a CDS encoding chitinase, protein MFALKHLPLALGCVLAAQAHASMNIQPDPQNPNGYVIARGDIQAMEQSKTSDPMYAIWSQALETSPNTVVEAIVPGAASNPENVQRVERVFPESEWDFLTQMAAPEYTYTRFLRAIGKFPAFCGEYTDGRDSDAICKKSIVTAFAHFAQETGGHIAVDNLSDNPLALEEWQQALVHVREMGWSEGQEGYTTGCGQNDWQNKRWPCEPGQGYFGRGAKQLSYHFNYGAFSEVMFDGDASVLLKNPGLVADSWLNLASAIWFFLTPQAPKPAMLHVIDRTWVPSQREIDAGIGYGFGTTINVINGGIECGERNKDKGQPVNRIRYWEGLAAHYQIPIEADETNTCWQQTPYGSLNLNGATDVLYTNWDGNWKYYSDRPGGHSFECELVGFQTAYSALVAGDYEKCVTNFYQSHAGWPEVRVVDKLDPVDPVDPPVDGIAAWDSGKVYNTGDQVSYQGAVYEAKWWSQGNEPTKGDPWKLVSGTPTEPPATEPPATEPPVTEPPVTEPPVTEPEPPVSGDFIAWEPGVTQVANGDKVTYQGKCFIAKNGPGVWETPTQSNWFWDEISCQ, encoded by the coding sequence ATGTTTGCACTCAAACATCTGCCTCTTGCATTAGGTTGTGTACTTGCTGCACAAGCTCATGCCAGCATGAATATCCAACCTGATCCACAAAACCCAAATGGTTACGTGATTGCTCGTGGCGACATCCAAGCTATGGAGCAAAGTAAGACTTCTGACCCTATGTATGCTATCTGGTCACAAGCGCTAGAGACTAGTCCAAATACGGTTGTTGAAGCTATTGTTCCAGGCGCAGCAAGTAACCCAGAAAACGTTCAACGTGTTGAGCGTGTTTTTCCTGAATCTGAGTGGGACTTCTTAACTCAGATGGCTGCACCAGAGTACACATATACTCGCTTCCTACGCGCGATTGGTAAGTTCCCTGCATTCTGTGGTGAGTACACAGACGGGCGTGATTCAGACGCGATTTGTAAGAAATCCATCGTGACAGCATTCGCGCACTTTGCCCAGGAAACCGGTGGCCACATTGCGGTTGATAACCTATCGGACAACCCGCTTGCACTGGAAGAGTGGCAACAGGCATTGGTTCACGTGCGTGAAATGGGGTGGTCTGAAGGTCAAGAAGGCTACACGACAGGCTGTGGTCAGAACGATTGGCAAAACAAGCGTTGGCCTTGTGAGCCTGGTCAGGGATATTTTGGTCGTGGTGCAAAACAGCTTTCTTACCACTTTAACTACGGCGCGTTCTCTGAAGTGATGTTCGATGGTGATGCATCGGTGTTGTTGAAAAATCCCGGCTTAGTCGCTGACTCATGGTTGAACCTAGCTTCTGCGATTTGGTTCTTCTTAACCCCTCAAGCGCCCAAGCCAGCAATGCTGCACGTGATTGATCGTACTTGGGTACCATCGCAACGTGAAATTGATGCGGGCATTGGTTACGGCTTCGGTACTACGATCAACGTCATCAACGGCGGTATTGAGTGTGGTGAGCGGAACAAAGACAAAGGCCAGCCAGTTAACCGCATTCGTTACTGGGAAGGTCTAGCGGCGCACTATCAAATTCCTATCGAAGCTGATGAAACCAATACCTGTTGGCAACAAACGCCTTACGGTAGCTTAAACCTTAACGGCGCGACTGACGTTCTTTACACCAACTGGGATGGTAACTGGAAATACTACTCAGATCGCCCGGGCGGTCACTCATTTGAATGTGAGTTGGTTGGTTTCCAAACCGCGTATTCGGCACTGGTTGCTGGTGATTACGAGAAATGTGTTACCAACTTCTACCAATCTCATGCTGGTTGGCCTGAAGTTCGCGTTGTGGATAAATTAGACCCAGTCGATCCGGTTGATCCGCCAGTGGATGGTATCGCTGCTTGGGATTCAGGCAAGGTATACAACACGGGTGATCAAGTTTCTTATCAAGGTGCTGTGTATGAAGCGAAGTGGTGGTCACAAGGCAATGAGCCTACGAAAGGAGACCCTTGGAAGTTAGTTTCAGGTACACCAACAGAGCCGCCAGCAACAGAACCACCGGCCACTGAGCCTCCTGTTACTGAACCGCCAGTGACAGAGCCACCAGTCACAGAACCTGAACCACCAGTATCAGGTGACTTTATTGCATGGGAACCGGGTGTCACTCAAGTAGCGAATGGCGACAAAGTGACTTATCAAGGTAAATGCTTTATTGCGAAAAATGGCCCAGGAGTATGGGAAACGCCAACTCAGAGCAATTGGTTCTGGGATGAGATCTCTTGCCAGTAA
- a CDS encoding acetate uptake transporter, with amino-acid sequence MSTKLANPAPLGLMGFGMTTILLNIHNAGFFPIDSMILAMGIFYGGLSQVIVGMMCFKRGDTFGTTAFTSYGLFWLTLVGLIVMPYMGLPASPAHFMGWYLLLWGIFTGFMFIGSLCYPVAKQVVFGSLTILFFLLAARDFTGSTVIGTIAGFEGIFCGASAIYFAMAQVLNNEYGRTVLPIGEKQKPQVATQEIAA; translated from the coding sequence ATGTCTACTAAACTGGCTAACCCAGCGCCGCTAGGCCTAATGGGTTTCGGTATGACCACGATTCTGCTTAACATCCATAACGCAGGATTTTTCCCAATTGACTCAATGATCCTAGCAATGGGTATCTTCTACGGTGGTCTTAGCCAAGTTATTGTTGGCATGATGTGCTTCAAACGTGGTGATACTTTCGGTACAACTGCGTTTACTTCATACGGTCTATTCTGGCTAACATTAGTTGGTCTAATCGTAATGCCATACATGGGCCTACCAGCTAGCCCAGCACACTTCATGGGTTGGTACCTACTACTATGGGGTATCTTCACTGGCTTCATGTTTATTGGTTCTCTATGTTACCCAGTAGCGAAGCAAGTTGTGTTTGGTTCTCTTACTATCCTGTTCTTCCTACTTGCGGCACGTGACTTCACTGGCAGCACAGTTATCGGCACTATCGCAGGCTTCGAAGGTATCTTCTGTGGCGCGAGCGCAATCTACTTTGCAATGGCTCAAGTACTGAACAACGAATACGGTCGTACAGTGCTTCCAATCGGCGAAAAGCAAAAGCCTCAAGTTGCAACGCAAGAAATCGCAGCTTAA
- a CDS encoding alanine/glycine:cation symporter family protein has protein sequence MQSLVDFLNGIIWSPVLIYLCLGAGLFYSVMTRFVQIRHFFEMWRLLLNGKSSTKGISSFQALAVSLSGRVGTGNIAGVAAAIGFGGPGAVFWMWVVAFFGAATAYAESTLAQIYKEEDEGEFRGGPAYYIEKAMGQKWYAWIFAIATIFACGVLLPGVQSNSIGNAVEAAFGSGDMIETAIGTFSFAKIFTGTVVCVILAFIIFGGVKRIANFTQIVVPFMALAYIITAFVIILLNIGEIPRIVGMIIGDAFTPMAGVGAAIGWGVKRGVYSNEAGQGTGPHAAAAASVDHPAQQGLVQSFSIYIDTLLVCSATAFMILITGAYNVQGAVEGTFLVQNLPADIGANGPVFTQMAIESALPGVGKPFIAIALFFFAFTTILAYYYIAETNIAYIRRTFKVNGLMFALKLVIVTAVFYGTVKTANLAWAMGDVGVGLMAWLNIVGIMIIFFMSKPALKALADYEEQQKRGVTEFTFNPVALGIKGATYWEEKYKRKTGKAPTADSDATETVEQPST, from the coding sequence ATGCAGTCATTAGTTGATTTTCTGAATGGAATTATCTGGAGTCCGGTACTAATTTATTTGTGCCTTGGTGCTGGTTTGTTCTATTCGGTCATGACGCGCTTTGTGCAGATTCGCCACTTCTTTGAAATGTGGCGCTTGCTACTTAATGGAAAGAGTTCAACCAAGGGGATTTCATCATTTCAGGCATTGGCCGTTTCACTATCTGGCCGTGTAGGTACAGGCAACATTGCAGGTGTTGCAGCTGCTATCGGTTTCGGTGGTCCAGGTGCGGTTTTCTGGATGTGGGTCGTTGCCTTCTTTGGCGCAGCAACGGCATACGCAGAGTCAACGCTCGCACAGATTTATAAAGAAGAAGACGAAGGCGAATTCCGCGGCGGTCCAGCTTACTACATTGAGAAAGCGATGGGTCAGAAGTGGTACGCATGGATCTTCGCAATTGCAACCATATTTGCATGTGGTGTTCTACTTCCTGGTGTCCAATCGAACAGTATTGGTAACGCTGTAGAGGCAGCCTTTGGCTCAGGTGACATGATTGAAACTGCTATTGGTACCTTCAGTTTCGCTAAAATTTTCACTGGTACGGTTGTCTGTGTCATTCTTGCATTCATCATCTTTGGTGGCGTAAAGCGCATCGCGAACTTCACTCAAATTGTCGTTCCGTTCATGGCGCTGGCTTATATCATCACCGCGTTCGTTATCATTCTACTTAACATCGGTGAGATTCCACGCATCGTTGGCATGATCATTGGTGATGCATTCACACCGATGGCTGGAGTTGGTGCTGCGATTGGTTGGGGTGTAAAACGTGGTGTTTACTCTAACGAAGCAGGCCAAGGTACAGGCCCTCACGCAGCAGCAGCGGCAAGTGTTGATCACCCAGCACAACAAGGCCTAGTTCAGTCGTTCTCTATCTACATCGATACGCTGCTAGTATGTTCTGCAACCGCGTTTATGATTCTTATCACTGGTGCTTACAACGTACAAGGTGCGGTGGAAGGAACATTCCTCGTACAAAACCTACCAGCAGACATCGGTGCGAACGGTCCTGTATTTACGCAAATGGCGATTGAAAGTGCCCTACCTGGCGTTGGTAAACCGTTTATTGCTATCGCACTGTTCTTCTTCGCTTTCACAACGATTCTGGCTTACTACTACATTGCAGAGACCAACATCGCATACATCCGCCGTACATTCAAAGTTAACGGCTTAATGTTCGCATTGAAGCTTGTGATTGTCACAGCCGTATTCTACGGCACGGTTAAAACAGCTAATCTTGCTTGGGCAATGGGTGATGTCGGTGTTGGTCTAATGGCATGGCTGAACATTGTCGGTATTATGATCATCTTCTTCATGTCGAAACCAGCCCTAAAAGCACTCGCTGACTACGAAGAGCAACAAAAACGCGGTGTGACTGAGTTTACGTTCAACCCAGTAGCACTTGGTATTAAAGGCGCGACTTACTGGGAAGAGAAGTACAAACGTAAGACAGGAAAAGCACCAACTGCGGACAGCGATGCAACAGAAACGGTAGAGCAACCATCTACCTAA